The Ptychodera flava strain L36383 chromosome 3, AS_Pfla_20210202, whole genome shotgun sequence region aaggtcaggctgatcacagaagcgtcgcgctgattgtttacagttttcagaagtacggacgattgCAAAGatgtttatgggttttttttttattgaaatgaaatgtttatttattgaaaacaaatgatttatatgtaaatatgttctattaacagcaatattcgtgaatgaaactagaggaaatacaatttttcacTATAAGCCAGTgtaattttatagcagccatattatcaatatgactggtcacatgactggtcttatgtttggtcatgtgatatgttgttccgtagaaagtattttaaatattgtgaattattttttgataaatcataaccatttttgataaatcataaccattttagatacatgtttctgcaaggaagacataaagcaggtatttacaaatataaaatgtgttgattttcaaatacagaatcatgtcaaatgctgatgtttgtggttcatttactctgcctttgtgagaaaaatctaaaataggtacatctataaataaagtaaagggtagttattattacatatatgtaaagacaatgccatgaaaattgcaactgtattcaaatttgcgtcattttatggattcaaaacacgtcctgatgcttcaaatattaatattctttgcaaactctggtcacatgatgtgtcatgtgatcagtcatgtgacctggaaatacaaaacttatgtatgaaaaagtgggaaatttcatgctgattcagaaaatatatggtttattggtacttacttaatttttactctaagcagtgttcatgcaatgaccacaccccagattttatcattatttacataaggggcctggtatataggaatacattggccttggtagtcaaggggttaatatgTGAAGGATCCGGAGGGAACATACCACCTCATTCACATACTAGCCCGCaaggatgcagtaagtgaacactACTTACATCAATACATCATAAATAATTGGCCAGGTGGATAAGATAGTGACGCACTTtctactttcaagaaattaaagcTTCCTCCTAATTACTTGACCAAGTACCAGGAAGGAACTAGCGTAAGTACTAGCGTAAGTACTACatagttctaataacattttcctctggctcccaactatagaaactttctggataacctttccattttatcaggtagtatttctttcctctcACTGTTTTCGTCTTCagaattcgttctactctgtacagcttgTCGGCGCCAGCTCCGCCAGTGACGCCCTGCAGTTCATCGGTATAGAAattgccgagtatttcctctccattcagatcttttatgttgtaaacatgcggcgttcc contains the following coding sequences:
- the LOC139128731 gene encoding uncharacterized protein gives rise to the protein MKPIDVTEDNDWQEFYTLYGPVLAATGVTPELEFKPGKQVRITKYKTTVRKGYLPNRTDEVFIVSKVVYAAGLGTPHVYNIKDLNGEEILGNFYTDELQGVTGGAGADKLYRVERILKTKTVRGKKYYLIKWKGYPESFYSWEPEENVIRTM